One window of Lawsonibacter asaccharolyticus genomic DNA carries:
- a CDS encoding DNA-binding helix-turn-helix protein has product MKDDYSEIIVNRILSLCKQRDISIYQLSIMSGVSHSTIDNLVNRKTYNPKIKTLHKIALAFGFTLAELVDFPELNDFSFEDEGDS; this is encoded by the coding sequence ATGAAAGACGACTATTCTGAGATCATTGTCAACAGAATTCTATCACTGTGTAAGCAACGGGATATTTCTATATATCAACTGTCCATTATGAGTGGTGTGAGCCATTCGACGATTGATAATCTAGTCAACCGCAAGACATATAACCCGAAAATCAAAACGCTCCATAAAATTGCCTTGGCGTTTGGATTTACTCTGGCCGAATTGGTTGACTTTCCTGAGTTGAATGACTTTTCATTTGAAGACGAAGGTGATTCTTAA
- a CDS encoding argininosuccinate synthase, whose amino-acid sequence MSQIKKVVLAYSGGLDTSIIIPWLKENYGDPEIIAVSGDVGQGTELDGLEEKAIKTGASKLYVEDLTDEMVDDVIIPSMMMGAKYEDYLLGTAFARPIIAKRLVEIAKAEGADAICHGCTGKGNDQVRFELAIKRFAPEMKIIAPWREWDIKGRDEEIDYAESHNVPLKISRETNYSKDKNLWHLSHEGLDLEDPANEPQYDKPGFLEMGVSPAMAPDQATYVTLDFEKGWPVAVDGEKMKASDIIRKLNQLGGENGIGLLDIVENRLVGMKDRGVYETPGGTILYRAHEVLEMITIDKDTKHMKQKLAVDFADLVYNGKWFTPLREALTAFAVDTQKHVTGQVKLKLYKGNIITASVTSPESLYSENLVTFEESDYNQDDATGFINLWGLPDTVQALREQGKLK is encoded by the coding sequence ATGTCTCAAATCAAAAAAGTGGTACTGGCCTATTCCGGCGGCCTGGATACATCCATCATCATCCCCTGGCTGAAAGAGAATTACGGTGACCCCGAGATCATCGCTGTCTCCGGCGATGTGGGACAGGGGACCGAGCTGGACGGTCTGGAGGAGAAGGCCATCAAGACCGGCGCCTCCAAGCTGTACGTGGAGGACCTGACAGATGAGATGGTAGATGACGTCATCATCCCCTCCATGATGATGGGAGCCAAGTATGAGGACTATCTGCTGGGCACCGCCTTCGCCCGTCCCATCATCGCCAAGCGGCTGGTAGAGATCGCCAAGGCGGAGGGTGCCGACGCGATCTGCCACGGCTGCACCGGCAAGGGCAACGACCAGGTGCGCTTTGAGCTGGCCATCAAGCGCTTCGCCCCCGAGATGAAGATCATCGCCCCCTGGCGTGAGTGGGACATCAAGGGCCGCGACGAGGAGATCGACTATGCCGAGTCCCACAATGTGCCCCTGAAGATCAGCCGGGAGACCAACTACTCCAAGGACAAGAACCTGTGGCACCTGAGCCATGAGGGTCTGGACCTGGAAGACCCGGCCAACGAGCCCCAGTACGACAAGCCCGGCTTCCTGGAGATGGGCGTCTCCCCCGCCATGGCCCCCGACCAGGCCACCTATGTGACCCTGGATTTTGAGAAGGGCTGGCCTGTGGCCGTGGACGGCGAGAAGATGAAAGCCAGCGATATCATCCGCAAGCTGAACCAGCTGGGCGGCGAGAACGGCATCGGTCTGCTGGACATCGTGGAAAACCGGCTGGTGGGCATGAAGGACCGCGGCGTGTACGAGACCCCCGGCGGCACCATTCTCTACCGGGCCCACGAGGTGCTGGAGATGATCACCATTGATAAGGACACCAAGCACATGAAGCAGAAGCTGGCGGTGGACTTTGCCGACCTGGTGTACAACGGCAAGTGGTTCACCCCCCTGCGGGAGGCCCTCACCGCCTTCGCCGTGGACACCCAGAAGCATGTCACCGGACAGGTGAAGCTGAAGCTGTACAAGGGCAATATCATCACCGCCTCCGTCACCTCCCCCGAGAGCCTGTACTCCGAGAACCTAGTCACCTTCGAGGAGAGCGACTACAACCAGGACGATGCGACTGGCTTCATCAATCTGTGGGGCCTGCCCGATACCGTCCAGGCGCTGCGGGAGCAGGGAAAGCTGAAATAA
- a CDS encoding acetoacetyl-CoA reductase, which yields MKKLQDKVAVFVGGGSAVATIALKHFMDEGAKVLLVDVDEKYFDRSRQLRDEYPERIRTFIGACTCQGDMERAMAFAEQEFGGIDILCNYAGFHGGGDITTVLREQWRIAMDVTCLGIYRAVRAAYPYMKKHHYGRIMNFASIGGRANRGVPVTYAGFKAAAIGLTRALALELAADGITVNSMAPASLDTSAFERIPEKDSIPMQPPKGALKGGPGATRGGSFLPDRPVATLDEIAHVIVFMSSDDSAFLTGDCLDVNGGQFMQP from the coding sequence TTGAAAAAGTTACAGGATAAAGTGGCGGTCTTTGTGGGCGGCGGCTCTGCGGTTGCCACCATTGCGCTGAAGCACTTTATGGACGAAGGGGCAAAGGTGCTCCTTGTGGATGTAGATGAGAAGTATTTTGACCGTAGCAGACAGCTGCGAGATGAATACCCGGAGCGAATCCGCACCTTTATCGGGGCGTGCACCTGCCAGGGAGATATGGAGCGTGCGATGGCATTCGCAGAGCAGGAGTTTGGCGGGATCGACATCCTGTGCAACTACGCCGGATTCCACGGAGGCGGCGACATTACGACGGTCCTGAGGGAACAGTGGCGGATCGCCATGGACGTGACCTGCCTGGGGATTTATCGGGCTGTGCGCGCTGCCTATCCCTATATGAAGAAACATCACTATGGGCGGATCATGAATTTCGCCTCCATAGGTGGTCGGGCCAACCGGGGCGTACCAGTCACCTATGCCGGGTTCAAAGCGGCGGCCATCGGCCTCACAAGGGCGTTGGCTCTGGAATTGGCAGCCGACGGCATTACCGTAAACAGTATGGCGCCTGCTTCACTGGACACTTCCGCCTTTGAACGCATCCCGGAAAAGGACTCGATCCCCATGCAGCCTCCAAAGGGGGCGTTGAAGGGAGGACCAGGAGCCACGAGAGGCGGCTCGTTCCTGCCAGACCGCCCGGTCGCGACCCTGGATGAGATCGCCCATGTCATCGTGTTTATGAGCAGCGACGATTCCGCCTTTTTGACCGGAGACTGTCTGGATGTCAACGGCGGACAGTTCATGCAGCCATAG
- a CDS encoding citrate transporter produces MTVQIGIVLLTFVIFVVLILSNKVKIDLAAMAIPIILEVTQILDFGEAWSGLVNNSVIMMASMFVVGAAVGKTSLLGKMTGVLIKPGASDLKIMIGIAIPILFLGNFVNGVATLTIVIPMIVGICAEQQRPISKFIYPACVLAHIWPGFLPTGGNAAGYLQYNTILENLGGVGTFEFFSMMINKIPIEIIVIPFVILVTLKMAPDLGNIPSKVEGAAANQAVAENKAKASSTTMTPAQEKFTVFVFIACVVGIVTCALTGLSTWYPATIAAFVLTASGAMSIKESRDAMTTPVIWITVGTLPLATALSKTGADQLIAEVFHQLTGDLPPIAIMVSMYIVCMLLTQFMSNLAVGSAFRTLAAVIAVQFGYDGRAMMMSAQEGASNCFMLPTATPAMMMGYEAGGYRIKDFVRMGLPITILMTIIFSIYTPYMFPLIP; encoded by the coding sequence ATGACTGTTCAAATCGGTATCGTCCTTTTAACCTTTGTAATATTCGTCGTCCTGATCCTGAGTAATAAAGTGAAGATAGACCTGGCCGCCATGGCGATTCCTATTATTCTGGAGGTCACACAGATCCTGGACTTCGGGGAAGCATGGTCCGGCCTGGTGAACAACTCGGTCATTATGATGGCATCCATGTTCGTAGTGGGGGCCGCCGTGGGCAAGACCTCCCTGCTTGGCAAGATGACCGGCGTGCTGATCAAGCCAGGGGCCTCCGACCTGAAAATCATGATCGGGATTGCGATTCCGATCTTGTTCCTGGGCAACTTCGTTAACGGCGTCGCGACCCTGACCATCGTCATTCCCATGATTGTGGGCATCTGCGCGGAGCAGCAGCGCCCCATCAGCAAATTCATTTACCCAGCCTGCGTACTGGCCCACATCTGGCCTGGCTTCCTGCCCACAGGCGGCAATGCGGCGGGCTATCTGCAGTATAATACGATCCTTGAAAATCTAGGCGGTGTCGGAACCTTTGAGTTCTTCAGCATGATGATTAACAAGATCCCCATCGAGATCATCGTGATTCCCTTTGTCATCCTTGTCACGCTGAAAATGGCTCCGGATCTGGGTAACATCCCCAGCAAGGTGGAGGGAGCCGCCGCGAACCAGGCAGTTGCGGAAAACAAGGCCAAGGCATCCTCCACAACGATGACTCCGGCGCAGGAGAAATTCACGGTGTTTGTCTTTATCGCCTGTGTGGTGGGTATCGTCACCTGCGCCCTGACAGGGTTGAGCACATGGTACCCTGCCACCATCGCCGCCTTTGTCCTGACCGCCTCCGGAGCCATGAGTATCAAGGAATCCCGGGACGCCATGACGACGCCCGTAATCTGGATCACGGTAGGCACGCTGCCTCTGGCCACGGCGCTGAGCAAGACCGGCGCGGACCAGCTGATCGCAGAGGTGTTCCACCAGCTGACCGGGGACCTGCCGCCCATCGCGATCATGGTCTCCATGTACATCGTCTGCATGCTCTTGACCCAGTTTATGTCTAACCTGGCCGTGGGTAGCGCGTTCCGCACCCTTGCGGCGGTCATTGCAGTACAGTTTGGTTATGACGGCCGGGCCATGATGATGAGTGCACAGGAGGGTGCTTCCAACTGCTTCATGCTCCCTACCGCCACTCCTGCCATGATGATGGGATATGAGGCAGGCGGATATCGGATCAAAGACTTTGTCCGTATGGGCCTGCCCATCACGATCCTGATGACCATTATTTTCTCTATTTACACGCCCTATATGTTCCCGCTGATCCCCTGA
- a CDS encoding short-chain dehydrogenase/reductase SDR (Precurs, with protein MNRLNNKVAVFIGGGSSVGSVACKTFLEEGANVVLVDIDEKYFERTAELRNQYGEDRVVTFIGACTEQADMDEAIRFAVNHFGGVDILLNLAGFHGAGWVDAILPEQWDRAMDVTCTGAYRAALAAMPYMKEQHGGHIINFTSLGGRGNRMVAISYASSKAACTALTRALAMELAPYGINVTAYAPGTLNTKQVERIAEKGSIPFKMPPGGVPGMPGYQGPDLYNGQSVIVDRPVANLDEVAAALVYLASEESRYLTGDCLDMNGGILMAT; from the coding sequence TTGAATCGTTTGAACAACAAGGTAGCTGTGTTCATCGGCGGCGGCTCTTCCGTCGGCTCCGTGGCCTGCAAAACATTTTTGGAGGAGGGGGCTAATGTCGTCCTGGTGGATATTGACGAAAAATATTTTGAACGGACCGCCGAACTGAGAAATCAGTATGGTGAGGACCGGGTCGTGACATTTATTGGCGCCTGCACGGAACAGGCGGACATGGACGAAGCTATAAGGTTTGCGGTGAATCACTTCGGAGGCGTGGATATCCTTTTAAACCTGGCTGGCTTTCACGGAGCAGGCTGGGTGGACGCTATCCTGCCGGAGCAGTGGGACCGGGCGATGGATGTGACCTGTACAGGGGCATACCGGGCCGCCCTGGCTGCAATGCCCTATATGAAAGAGCAGCACGGCGGACATATTATCAACTTCACTTCATTGGGCGGACGGGGAAACCGGATGGTGGCGATCTCCTATGCCAGCTCAAAGGCCGCATGTACCGCCCTGACCAGGGCTCTGGCTATGGAGTTGGCACCCTATGGAATCAATGTGACTGCATATGCCCCTGGAACGCTGAATACAAAGCAGGTTGAGCGGATCGCAGAGAAAGGGTCCATTCCCTTCAAGATGCCACCGGGCGGTGTGCCGGGTATGCCAGGATACCAAGGACCTGACCTCTATAACGGCCAATCTGTGATCGTGGACCGGCCGGTAGCAAATCTGGATGAAGTGGCTGCGGCACTGGTCTATCTTGCCAGTGAAGAGTCCCGATATTTGACCGGAGACTGCTTGGACATGAACGGTGGAATTTTGATGGCGACCTAA
- a CDS encoding argininosuccinate lyase: MKLWAGRFQKETDTLVNDFNSSIGFDARLYKQDIQGSMAHAAMLGRQGIIEEHEAEKIINGLKTILSEIEGDGVEFSLDNEDIHMNIEAMLTQRIGDAGKRLHTARSRNDQVAVDTRLYVKEEIPVLIGKVLDLERVLVKKAKAHLDTVMPGYTHLQRAQPTTFAHYMMAYANMFKRDVTRLEDCLERLDECPLGAGALATSTYPVDRFATAQALGFKKPTDNSMDSVSDRDYVIELLSALSILMMHLSRFSEEIILWCSWEFKFVDLDDAYSTGSSIMPQKKNPDVAELVRGKTGRVYGDLVTLLTMMKGLPLAYNKDMQEDKEALFDAVDTVELCLPVFAAMVDTLTVRPKNMAKAAAGGFINATDCADYLVKKGLPFREAYMIVGRLVNLCIKTGDTLDTLTLKDFRAISGLFDEDVYKALELKTCVNGRSVYGGPARESVEKQISNIEGFLAQRS; this comes from the coding sequence ATGAAACTTTGGGCCGGCCGGTTTCAGAAAGAGACCGACACCTTAGTAAACGACTTCAACTCCTCCATCGGGTTCGACGCCCGGCTGTATAAGCAGGACATCCAGGGCTCCATGGCGCACGCCGCCATGCTGGGCCGGCAGGGCATCATCGAGGAGCACGAGGCGGAGAAGATCATCAACGGTCTCAAGACCATCCTCTCCGAGATCGAAGGGGATGGTGTGGAGTTCTCCCTGGACAACGAGGACATCCACATGAACATCGAAGCCATGCTCACCCAGCGCATCGGCGATGCGGGCAAGCGTCTCCACACCGCCCGCAGCCGAAATGACCAGGTGGCGGTGGACACCCGTCTGTATGTGAAGGAGGAGATTCCCGTCCTTATCGGCAAGGTGCTGGATCTGGAGCGGGTCCTGGTGAAGAAGGCCAAGGCCCATCTGGACACCGTGATGCCCGGCTACACCCACCTCCAGCGGGCCCAGCCTACCACCTTCGCCCACTACATGATGGCCTACGCCAACATGTTCAAGCGGGACGTGACCCGGCTGGAGGACTGTCTGGAGCGGCTGGACGAGTGCCCCCTGGGCGCGGGCGCCCTGGCTACCTCCACCTATCCGGTGGACCGCTTCGCCACCGCCCAGGCCCTGGGCTTCAAAAAGCCCACCGACAACTCCATGGATTCCGTCTCTGACCGGGACTATGTGATCGAACTGCTCTCCGCCCTGTCCATCCTGATGATGCATCTGTCCCGGTTCTCCGAGGAGATCATCCTCTGGTGCTCCTGGGAGTTCAAGTTCGTGGACCTGGACGACGCCTACTCCACCGGCTCCTCCATCATGCCCCAGAAGAAGAACCCTGACGTGGCCGAGCTGGTCCGGGGCAAGACGGGCCGGGTGTACGGCGATCTGGTCACCCTGCTGACCATGATGAAGGGCCTGCCCCTGGCCTACAACAAGGACATGCAGGAGGACAAGGAGGCCCTGTTCGACGCCGTGGACACGGTGGAGCTGTGCCTGCCCGTCTTCGCCGCCATGGTGGACACCCTGACGGTGCGCCCCAAAAACATGGCCAAGGCGGCGGCCGGCGGCTTCATCAACGCCACCGACTGCGCCGACTACCTGGTCAAGAAGGGCCTGCCCTTCCGGGAGGCCTATATGATCGTGGGCCGTCTGGTCAACCTGTGCATCAAGACCGGGGACACCCTGGACACCTTGACCCTGAAGGACTTCCGGGCCATCTCCGGACTGTTTGACGAGGATGTGTACAAGGCCCTGGAGTTAAAGACCTGCGTCAACGGCCGGAGCGTCTACGGCGGTCCCGCCCGGGAGAGCGTGGAGAAGCAGATCTCCAATATCGAGGGATTCCTTGCGCAGCGGAGCTGA